From Neosynechococcus sphagnicola sy1, one genomic window encodes:
- a CDS encoding transposase: protein MSLKTVVTNVSIVGSTDGLTFEAFIARHLVPKLWKGACVIMDNYSIHNHDTIRKLIEDVGAKLIYLPPYSPDFSPIENCFSKIKNILRTIGARSYPDLANAIEDAFSQVSLENLKNWFTHCCYYASQE, encoded by the coding sequence ATCAGCCTCAAAACCGTTGTCACTAACGTAAGTATCGTCGGTTCAACCGATGGTTTGACCTTTGAAGCCTTCATTGCTCGCCACCTGGTTCCGAAACTTTGGAAAGGAGCTTGTGTGATTATGGATAACTACTCGATACACAACCATGACACGATCAGAAAGCTGATTGAGGACGTGGGTGCTAAGTTGATTTATTTACCTCCCTATTCTCCAGACTTTTCACCGATAGAAAATTGCTTCTCAAAGATTAAAAATATTTTGCGGACGATTGGGGCACGCAGCTATCCCGATCTCGCTAATGCCATTGAAGACGCTTTTTCTCAAGTATCTTTGGAAAACCTCAAAAATTGGTTCACTCACTGTTGCTACTACGCCTCACAAGAGTGA
- a CDS encoding RNA-guided endonuclease InsQ/TnpB family protein yields the protein MQRTIRIQLQPDIETAKVLSQTIEQYTWSFNAVCKHGWENELANGVELHKATYYDHRAMTGLPAQLVCAARVKATEALKSAKSLKKKGKTVSCPASKRCPIRYDARSYTVWFDRSELTILSLNGRVKLIFEVAEYYRQYLNWKNTSADLLQDRKGRWWLHVVMEIETPEVIATDEVVGVDLGIASPAVDSKGSKYGSDHWKDIEDRTFELRRRLQSKGTKSAKRHLKKLSGRQRRFRKDCDHVLSKRLAQSVQSGATLVFEDLTNIRGRAKMRKAQRRRLHGWSFVQLQAFVTYKAEARGVNVGFVDPRYTSQKCSQCGHIERGNRPSQVEFRCKKCGYECHADYNAAINIREDFLKLRAAVNQPIVVCPEMGT from the coding sequence ATGCAAAGAACGATTCGTATCCAACTTCAACCCGACATCGAAACGGCTAAGGTGCTGTCTCAAACGATTGAGCAATACACCTGGTCGTTTAATGCCGTGTGCAAGCATGGATGGGAAAACGAATTGGCAAATGGCGTAGAACTGCACAAAGCAACCTACTACGACCATCGCGCTATGACTGGCTTGCCTGCTCAATTGGTCTGTGCCGCTAGAGTCAAAGCAACTGAAGCTTTGAAATCGGCTAAGAGCCTGAAAAAGAAGGGCAAGACGGTTAGTTGTCCAGCCTCGAAACGTTGCCCAATTCGGTACGATGCACGGTCTTACACGGTCTGGTTTGACCGCTCGGAATTGACGATTCTCAGCCTCAATGGACGGGTAAAACTGATCTTTGAGGTGGCTGAATACTATCGGCAATACCTGAACTGGAAAAACACCAGTGCAGACTTGCTGCAAGACCGGAAAGGACGATGGTGGTTGCACGTTGTCATGGAGATTGAAACTCCAGAAGTAATTGCAACTGATGAGGTTGTTGGCGTGGATTTGGGTATCGCTTCTCCTGCGGTTGACAGCAAGGGAAGCAAGTATGGTTCTGACCACTGGAAGGATATAGAAGATAGAACATTTGAGTTGCGTCGGAGACTGCAATCTAAAGGCACGAAGTCCGCTAAACGGCATCTGAAAAAGTTGTCGGGCAGACAGAGACGTTTCAGAAAAGACTGTGACCATGTGCTGAGTAAGCGGCTGGCTCAGTCTGTTCAGTCCGGTGCAACATTGGTTTTTGAAGACCTCACAAATATTCGTGGTAGAGCCAAGATGAGGAAGGCTCAACGTCGCAGATTGCATGGATGGAGCTTTGTTCAGCTCCAAGCATTCGTGACCTACAAAGCCGAAGCTAGAGGCGTGAATGTGGGCTTTGTTGACCCGCGTTATACCTCGCAGAAATGCAGTCAATGTGGACACATTGAGAGAGGTAATCGCCCATCTCAGGTTGAATTTCGCTGCAAGAAGTGTGGGTATGAATGCCATGCGGATTACAACGCTGCGATAAACATTCGTGAGGATTTTCTCAAGCTCAGGGCTGCGGTCAATCAGCCTATTGTGGTCTGCCCAGAAATGGGAACTTGA